A genome region from Arachis duranensis cultivar V14167 chromosome 8, aradu.V14167.gnm2.J7QH, whole genome shotgun sequence includes the following:
- the LOC127741206 gene encoding protein FAR-RED ELONGATED HYPOCOTYL 3-like, which produces MIKKYGLEENEWVLNEYEKRKSWASAYLRDKFCSGFRTTSRCEAINNFIKRFICIRQSLVELVQNLEHALRDNRNNELVSQFKTLYGEPVLTTGLEALELSVANFYTREILGEVKKEIQGVVALDVINAENISTTVVLKVKECDRRQHIYNVLYDRNTEWSKDAKKYLDESSAGGTTQDREGEFLMDYGALLVAATWMVFLGAQDGPSFHDTMNEVCRWTQTLEQKSGLKRQTRDSPTPNFVGDPSVVKTKGAPKGKKKRGKRRCTKCNNDGHVKNKCPVRNDGDDLGDKTGSGAQASFGTEEELLKDPMTSQETLAVPNIEVNAPVQQEFGLGDPGLINGHETPIPTYESHQWLLQIVQLGHYSKFNGMQ; this is translated from the exons atgataaaaaaatatgggTTGGAGGAAAATGAATGGGTTTTAAATGAATATGAAAAGAGGAAAAGTTGGGCAAGCGCTTACTTGAGGGATAAATTCTGTTCTGGATTTAGAACAACATCAAGGTGTGAGGCGATAAACAACTTCATCAAGAGGTTTATTTGCATTCGCCAAAGTCTTGTAGAGTTGGTCCAAAATCTTGAACATGCTCTTAGGGACAATAGAAACAATGAATTAGTTTCTCAATTTAAGACGCTGTATGGGGAGCCCGTTCTAACTACTGGGCTAGAAGCATTGGAGCTTTCTGTTGCCAATTTTTACACAAGGGAGATTCTCGGAGAAGTAAAAAAGGAGATTCAAGGAGTGGTCGCATTAGATGTAATAAATGCGGAAAACATATCAACCACTGTTGTGTTAAAAGTTAAGGAGTGTGATAGGAGGCAACATATTTATAACGTACTTTATGATCGCAATACTGA ATGGTCGAAGGATGCCAAAAAGTATCTGGATGAAAGTTCTGCTGGAGGCACTACGCAAGACAGAGAAGGAGAATTTTTAATGGACTACGGCGCATTGTTAGTGGCGGCTACGTGGATGGTATTCTTAGGAGCTCAAGATGGTCCTTCTTTCCATGACACTATGAATGAAGTCTGTCGTTGGACCCAAACACTAGAACAAAAATCTGGCTTGAAAAGACAAACAAGAGATTCTCCCACGCCAAACTTTGTTGGTGACCCTTCGGTGGTCAAGACAAAAGGAGCACCTAAGGGGAAAAAGAAGAGGGGTAAACGGAGGTGCACTAAATGCAATAATGATGGCCATGTAAAGAATAAATGTCCTGTGAGGAATGATGGTGACGATTTGGGGGATAAGACTGGTAGCGGTGCGCAAGCTAGCTTTGGTACCGAGGAG GAGCTTCTCAAGGACCCTATGACTTCTCAAGAGACATTAGCAGTGCCAAATATAGAAGTAAATGCACCTGTGCAGCAAGAGTTTGGGCTAGGTGATCCAGGATTGATTAATGGCCATGAGACTCCCATCCCAACGTATGAAAGTCATCAGTGGCTATTACAG ATTGTACAACTAGGACATTATTCGAAGTTCAATGGGATGCAATAA
- the LOC127741207 gene encoding protein FAR1-RELATED SEQUENCE 8-like, which yields MARYSATDEGRLTNLFWADGICRADYQCFGDVLAFDTIYWKNKYRRLLVIFSGCNHYHQTCIFGFALVEDERTTTYTWLLQNFLEFTMNKSPSVVVTDGDEALKAAIREIFLAATH from the coding sequence ATGGCAAGGTACAGTGCTACTGATGAAGGTCGGCTGACAAATTTATTTTGGGCAGATGGCATTTGTAGGGCCGATTATCAGTGCTTTGGAGATGTGCTTGCATTCGATACAATCTACTGGAAGAATAAGTACAGAAGGCTATTGGTAATCTTCTCAGGTTGTAACCATTACCACCAAACATGTATATTTGGTTTTGCCTTAGTAGAGGACGAACGGACGACAACATATACGTGGTTGTTGCAAAACTTTCTAGAATTCACGATGAACAAGTCTCCCAGTGTTGTGGTCACAGACGGTGACGAAGCATTGAAGGCAGCAATTCGAGAAATCTTCCTAGCTGCAACTCACTGA